A window from Bufo bufo chromosome 1, aBufBuf1.1, whole genome shotgun sequence encodes these proteins:
- the LOC120990061 gene encoding olfactory receptor 11L1-like, with protein sequence MEKNNVTSIFLLGFPGLHNFRFFLFFLLTLIYLTTLCGNFLVITLVSYSKNLHCPMYFFLTQLTTSDIILSSDIVPNMLQVILDNGSSISLPACIAQLFFFAYSEASECFLLTVMSYDRYLAICQPLHYDLIMTSMVCLKLIIFSWILGFSVALAQSVNISQLYFCRSNVIDHFFCEIDPILDLSCSSVFYIKVLALVLCFPVLVCPFLIVAISYVYIVFTILRLQSITQRQKAFTTCGSHLLVVSIFYGALFSIYLIPETGQSTAIRKIFSIVYTVVTPLVNPLIYSLRNKDIKETIMKLFSS encoded by the coding sequence ATGGAAAAGAACAATGTAACGTCAATCTTTCTTCTTGGATTTCCAGGCCTCCACAATTTcagattttttctcttttttctactCACCTTGATTTATCTCACAACACTATGTGGGAACTTCTTGGTCATCACCCTAGTGTCTTACAGCAAGAATCTCCACTGTCCCATGTACTTCTTCCTGACACAGCTCACCACATCTGACATCATCTTGTCCTCAGATATTGTCCCTAACATGCTCCAGGTGATTCTGGACAATGGCTCCTCAATAAGTCTTCCGGCATGCATAGCACAATTGTTTTTCTTTGCTTATTCGGAAGCTTCAGAGTGTTTTCTATTGACAGTGATGTCTTATGACAGGTATCTGGCCATATGCCAGCCACTCCACTATGATTTGATAATGACCTCCATGGTTTGCCTGAAATTAATAATTTTCTCCTGGATCTTAGGTTTTTCTGTAGCATTAGCTCAATCAGTCAATATATCTCAGCTTTATTTCTGTAGATCTAATGTCATTGATCACTTCTTTTGTGAAATTGATCCTATTTTAGATCTGTCTTGTTCCAGTGTCTTCTACATAAAGGTGCTGGCTTTAGTCCTCTGCTTCCCTGTCCTAGTGTGCCCATTCCTAATAGTCGCCATCTCATATGTATATATCGTCTTTACAATCCTGAGACTCCAGTCCATCACCCAAAGGCAGAAGGCTTTCACGACCTGTGGTTCTCACCTCTTAGTGGTGTCCATATTTTATGGGGCTCTGTTTTCTATATATTTGATCCCAGAAACTGGACAATCTACTGCAATACGTAAAATATTTTCTATTGTCTACACTGTGGTGACGCCACTAGTTAACCCTTTAATTTACAGCCTGAGAAATAAAGACATCAAGGAAACTATTATGAAACTGTTTTCCAGTTGA